CTCGGCAGTGGCGATTCCTTTGAGCGCCAGCGGGATGTCGTGGGTGTCCTTGAAGCGCTTGACATGGTCCCAGCTGAGCCCGGCCTGGAAGGCGAAGCCGCCGGCCCGCACGCGCCAGGGCTTGACGAGGCGGCGGGCCAGGTCGCGCTCCCGGCGGCTGTAGACCGCCGTGTCCACGGTGAGGCAGAACGCGGCGTAGCCGTGGTCGATCGCGCGCTTGACGTGGTCGTCCACCCAGGCGTCGTCACCGCGCACGTAGAGCTGGAAGATGCGGAAGGCGTCGGGCGCCGCCTGCGCCGTCGCCTCCAGCCCGGGGTTGCAGACGGAGCTCAGCATCTGCGGCACGCCGAACTCCAGGGCGGCGCCCGCGGCCGTGGCGCCGCCCCCCGCGGCGAAGGTCTCGATCGAGCCGATGGGCGCCAGCATGACCGGCAGGCGGGTGGGCCGGCCGAGCAGGCTCCAGGTGCAGTCGATCTTGGAGACGTCGCGCAGGACGCGGGGCCGGAAGGCGAGCGAGTCGAGGGCCTGGCGGTTGCGCCTGAGAGTGGTCTCCGTCTCGGCGCCGCCGGCCAGGTAATCCCAGGGCCCCGGCGCCAGGTTCACCCGGGCCGCCCGCACGATCTCGTGAAGGGTCTGGAACTTGTCCTCGAGGTTCGAGCCCATGGCCTGGGTGTTATAACATGGGCGCCCCCGAGGACGCGGCCGGTTCAGGGCGGGGCGGCTATACTCCGGCCAGGGAGGGCGGGCGGATGAAGAGCGCCTTCGACGAGGTGTACGCGCGGTCGCTGCGGGATCCCGAAGGGTTCTGGGGGGCCGCCGCGGAAGACATCCACTGGGACAAGCGCTGGGATCGGCTCTTCGACGACTCGCGAAAGCCGTTCTACCGGTGGTTCGTCGGCGGCGCGCTCAACACCTGCTACAACGCGCTCGACCTGCACATCGACCGCGGGCGGGGCAAGCAGCGGGCGCTGATCTACGACAGCCCCGTCACCAAC
This region of Candidatus Methylomirabilota bacterium genomic DNA includes:
- a CDS encoding alpha-hydroxy acid oxidase, which produces MGSNLEDKFQTLHEIVRAARVNLAPGPWDYLAGGAETETTLRRNRQALDSLAFRPRVLRDVSKIDCTWSLLGRPTRLPVMLAPIGSIETFAAGGGATAAGAALEFGVPQMLSSVCNPGLEATAQAAPDAFRIFQLYVRGDDAWVDDHVKRAIDHGYAAFCLTVDTAVYSRRERDLARRLVKPWRVRAGGFAFQAGLSWDHVKRFKDTHDIPLALKGIATAEDAALACDHGVDVVYVSNHGGRQLDHGRGTMDVLPEILESVGGRAAVIVDGGFVRGTDVVKAVAMGAQAVGIGRLACCGLAAAGQAGLVRVLELLEDEVRICLGLLGADRLAALDRSYLHPASPVTRPHLTSAFPLLEEEGY